The stretch of DNA TGTGCCAATAAAATGAATACCGCTGCTGCTCAGCTCTTTATTGCGGCGCTGAGTATCTTTAAAGAAGGTATTTCCTCCATCGATTAAAATATCCCCAGGCTCTAAAAATGGCTTTAGCTGGTCAATAGTAGCATCTGTAGCTGCACCTGCTTTCACCATCAGCAAAATTTTCCGAGGTTTTTCCAATGATTCAATAAATTCCTCAATACTGTATGTACCAACAATTTGCTTTCCTTGGCTTTCCGCTAGCATCTCATCTGTTTTTTCACGGGAGCGGTTAAATACCGATACCGTGTAACCGCGGCTTTCAATATTCCAGGCAAGATTCTTGCCCATTACTGCTAATCCAATGACACCAATTTGCTGTTGTGGCACGATTCCACTTCCTCTCTTCAATCCAAAACTTTGCATCTTTAAGCTATGGTATATGCTTAACAAATGTATCAATATATTGCAAGTCGCGCAACAAAAAAGCAGGCGATCCCGCGATTTTCAGCGTTTATCTTAAAAATTTATGATGGAGCAAATCCGCGAAAGATTCGTAACCGGTCCGCTTCCCCTAAAATATGGAGTTCCCTACAGCCCGTGGGAGCGGGAGGACTAGTTTCGTTATACAGGCAAAAGCACAGGAACCCGATTTCTAAAAAGGCGGACATCACCTCTCTATTAAGAAAGGATGCTTAGCCAGTGAAAATGAAAGCTAAAAGTCCTTAAAATGCCGCCTTTAGACAGTTGAAAGAAGTCGCTTTGCATCACGCCCCTTTTCTTCGGAGACCCGCTGCTTTTTACGGCAAAATGGGGATCCTACGGTCAGTATATCCTAATTGTTCTTGTTTGAAAACCGCTTATACTAGCCAGGTGCAGCGGATAACGAGATGCCTGGAAACCAAGCCCCATAAGTCATCATGCCTGGCAATCACTTGCGGATGCGGACTCCTTTTTTGATCGCTTGGACCCCAAATTTTTCCCGTATTTTTTCAATCGCATCACTAAGCGGCTCTTCTTTTGCCGCCTGCTCGTAGGAAAACAGGTCGAGCTGCACCCCTGTTTCTTCTTTATCCCCAAGATCTTGCACTGCCACGCCCAGCAGCCTGACTCCGTTGCCATTCCAATTCTTTAACAGCAGCCCTTTCGCTTCTGAAAAAATCACGTCTTGCTCGCCGGTCGGGCACGGAAGCTTTTTGCTGCGGGTAATCGTTTTGCGGTCTTTGTAACGAATGGTCACGGAAACAGTCGCTCCAAACGCCATCTTGCTGCGGAGGCGGGCTGTGACTTTTTCCGTCAGCTGCTGAATAATGCTAATCAGCTCTTGCTGGTTTGTAACATCTCTGGGAAGCGTCCATGAATGTCCGACACTTTTCCATGTATTCATCGCATCGGGATTGACTTTTCTGTTATCGCACCCATTGGCGCGCTCTTTCAAACGAAGCCCATTGATGCCAAGACGTTTTTTTAAGACCAGATCGTCTGCCGCAGCCAAATCTCCAATCGTATGAATCTGAACAGCAGCTAGCTTCTCAGCTGTTTTCCTGCCCGCCCCATACATTTCTATCACTGGAAGCGGCCATAAACGCGCCGGGATCTCCCGCTTTCTTAAGACGGTAATCCCCATCGGCTTTTTCATATTTGAAGCCATTTTCGCCAGGAATTTATTGGGCGCAACCCCTATGCTGGAAGGGAGTGACAGCTCCTCCATTAGTTGCTGCTGGATGGACTTTGCAATCGCAAGCGGTGTGCCTAAAGAGAAGCTGTTGGTAATATCCACATATCCTTCATCAATAGAAACCGGTTCAACCAGCTCAGAATACTGCCGCAGTATGTCAAACATCGCCGCAGAAGCAGAGCGATATTTAGGAAAATCAGGAGGCAGGATGAGCAGCTGCGGACATCGTTTTTTGGCTTCCCGCACTGTCATCGTGGTGCGTACACCGAACTTTCTCGCTTCGTAGCTGCAAGTAACTACAATTCCTTTGCGCTCTTTCGGGTTTCCGGCAATCGCAAGCGGTTTCCCTTTTAGGGAAGAATCATGAGCAATTTCTACCGAAGCATAGAAACTGTTCATATCCACATGCAAAATGACCCGGCCGTTCTTAGGGTAATAATTTTTCACAGTTCCCCACTTCCTATTGAGCTTTTCTTCTATTATAGCAAGGAAGAAGCCATTTGAAACGGAATCTCTTTGACAGCTTAGCCAAAAATAAAAATATTTACAGATTATTTGAAATGTTATAAACTGTTTATAACTTTATAGCTAGCCGTAAACGCTGTTTTATCCAGACGGCAGTTTCTATAGAAATACTGTTTAGTTTGCTCGCTTTTCCCGCCGGAAAAGTTTCAGTAAACAAAAAGCCAGTATGTTTTCTCCTCCATGCTTTTGAGCATGGGCTGAAAACGGCTGGCTTTATTTTTTTAGAAGCCAAACTCTGGCTGGTCATTGCATTTTCTCCCAAGTAAGAGAGAGGACAGCAAGAAAATGACCGCTTGGATCGTACAGCTTTTCTTGCTCTCACCATAAAATAAAATGACAGCGTTTACAATCGTGGATAGGAGGATGAGATGAAAAAAACGCAAGAGTTTAACAAAGTGTTATCACGTGCAGATGTTTTGGTATTAGCGTTTGGCGCTATGATTGGATGGGGCTGGGTTGTGCTCTCCGGAGAATGGATTTTAAAAGCCGGTTCTATCGGGGCGATTATCGCATTTTTGCTCGGAGGCATTCTCGTTGTGTTTGTCGGCTTAACTTACGCAGAATTAACCACTGTCTTTCCGAAAACAGGAGGTGCTTATCATTTTGTCAAGGAAACGTTAGGCAGGAAAGCGGCGTTTATCGTCGCTTGGGCTTTGCTTCTAGGATACATTTCTGTTGTTGCTTTTGAGGCGGTCGCTTTGCCCACAGTTGTCGAGTATATCTTTCCAGACTATCAATCCGGCTATCTATGGACGCTGGCTGGCTGGGATGTATATCTCTCATGGGCAGCCGTTGGCATGATGGGTTCCATTATAGTTACGATCATTAACTGGGTCGGCGTAAAGCAAGCCGCGTTTTTGCAAATTGTTTTGACATTGGTATTAACGGTCATCGGGCTCATGCTTGTATTTGGCTCGGCACTGGGCGGCGGAGAAATCAAGAATATGGAGCCGCTGTTTGCCGGCGGAGCTGCGGGACTAATGGGCGTGATGATAATGACTCCCTTCTTATTCGTCGGTTTTGATGTCATCCCTCAGGTGGCGGAAGAAATGAAGATTCCCATGAAAGCCATTGGAAAAATTATTGTATTATCCGTAAGCTTTGCGGTACTGTGGTATGTCCTGATTATCTTCGGCGTTTCTTTAAGTCTTGACTCGCAGGAGTTGGCGGGTGCCAGCTTGGCGACAGCAGACGCTATGGGAGCAGCTTTTGGCTCACCGCTATTTTCCAAGATCTTAATTTTAGGCGGCATCGCCGGAATATTAACGAGCTGGAATGCTTTTATTATCGGCGGCAGCCGCATCATGTATGCCATGGCGCAAGACGGAGCCTTGCCGGCATGGTTCGGCAAAATACACCCGAAACACAAAACTCCCTCCAACGCTATTCTCGCGATCGGGCTGCTGTCTACTTTAAGTCCGCTTCTTGGCCGCCCTGCGCTTGTATGGTTTGTTGATGCTGGCGGTTTGGCCATCGTACTGGCTTATTTTATGGTTTCGTGGTCCTTTCTCGTTCTGCGAAGAAAACGCCCGCAATTGGAAAGACCCTTTCAAGCTGGAAAAAGCTCATCCATTGGCTGGATTTCTCTCATACTGACGTTCGGCTTCATTCTTTTATATATGCCTGGCATGCCTTCCGCCCTCATTTGGCCGTATGAGTGGATTATTACGCTGGCATGGTGGGGGATCGGCGCATTCTTTTTAGCAAGAGGAGCATCCAATAAGAAGGCTTCATCACTAAATAAAGGGGGATCAGAGCATGATCAAACAAGACGCGTTAACTAAGGAATTGGCAGAAATGGATAAAAGGCATTTCATTCATCCGACTTCTTCCATTCAAGAGCAGCAAGCCAACGGACCTGCGATCATATTTAAAGAAGGCAAGGGAGTACATGTCACGGATATAAATGGTGAAACCTATATTGAAGGAATGGCTTCTCTGTGGAATGTGAATGTCGGGTACGGGAGAAAAGAATTGGCTGAAGCAGCTAAAAAACAGTTGGAAACGCTGGCCTTCTCCTCCAGCTTTGCCACGTTCAGCAATGAGCCGGCGATTCGGCTCGCAGCAAAAATAGCCAGCATCACGCCGGGAGATTTACATGCTGTCTTTTTTACTTCCGGCGGTTCAGAATCAAATGATACGGCTTATAAGCTCGTACGCCATTATTGGAAGTTAAAGGGGCAGCCTCATAAAACGAAAATCATTTCCCAGGAAAAGGCCTATCACGGTGTAGCGATTGGTTCTACAAGCGCTACAGGCATTCAAGACTTTCAGCAAATGGCTACTTCTTTGGCGCCCGGATTTTTGCATACAGAACCGTTCTC from Bacillus xiapuensis encodes:
- a CDS encoding APC family permease; this translates as MKKTQEFNKVLSRADVLVLAFGAMIGWGWVVLSGEWILKAGSIGAIIAFLLGGILVVFVGLTYAELTTVFPKTGGAYHFVKETLGRKAAFIVAWALLLGYISVVAFEAVALPTVVEYIFPDYQSGYLWTLAGWDVYLSWAAVGMMGSIIVTIINWVGVKQAAFLQIVLTLVLTVIGLMLVFGSALGGGEIKNMEPLFAGGAAGLMGVMIMTPFLFVGFDVIPQVAEEMKIPMKAIGKIIVLSVSFAVLWYVLIIFGVSLSLDSQELAGASLATADAMGAAFGSPLFSKILILGGIAGILTSWNAFIIGGSRIMYAMAQDGALPAWFGKIHPKHKTPSNAILAIGLLSTLSPLLGRPALVWFVDAGGLAIVLAYFMVSWSFLVLRRKRPQLERPFQAGKSSSIGWISLILTFGFILLYMPGMPSALIWPYEWIITLAWWGIGAFFLARGASNKKASSLNKGGSEHDQTRRVN
- a CDS encoding DNA polymerase IV encodes the protein MKNYYPKNGRVILHVDMNSFYASVEIAHDSSLKGKPLAIAGNPKERKGIVVTCSYEARKFGVRTTMTVREAKKRCPQLLILPPDFPKYRSASAAMFDILRQYSELVEPVSIDEGYVDITNSFSLGTPLAIAKSIQQQLMEELSLPSSIGVAPNKFLAKMASNMKKPMGITVLRKREIPARLWPLPVIEMYGAGRKTAEKLAAVQIHTIGDLAAADDLVLKKRLGINGLRLKERANGCDNRKVNPDAMNTWKSVGHSWTLPRDVTNQQELISIIQQLTEKVTARLRSKMAFGATVSVTIRYKDRKTITRSKKLPCPTGEQDVIFSEAKGLLLKNWNGNGVRLLGVAVQDLGDKEETGVQLDLFSYEQAAKEEPLSDAIEKIREKFGVQAIKKGVRIRK